In Streptomyces sp. NBC_00483, a single window of DNA contains:
- a CDS encoding SDR family NAD(P)-dependent oxidoreductase, with amino-acid sequence MDAPVLITTPFNASSTAEEVLRGVDLAGVRAVVTGASSGLGAETARVLAAAGAEVTLAVRDKAAGEAVAERFAKSTVGVRSRVVRLDLADGVSVARFVDSWDGPLHLLINNAGVVTGGLERTLEGWELQFATNHLGHFALATGLRSALARGAVERDGARIVSVSSTAHMRAGVDFGDLHFERRAYDPQLAYARSKTANSLFAVEVTRRWASDGIVANAVNPGGVATGLQRNFTPEQKASLDAAEAAGTFTYKTVGQGAATSIVAAVAPQFAHTGGHYLDDGQEAYTVPNDAELAQHPHGVKEWALDPAAAERLWAVSTDLLRA; translated from the coding sequence ATGGATGCTCCCGTCCTCATCACCACTCCCTTCAACGCCTCGAGCACCGCGGAAGAGGTGCTGCGCGGTGTCGACCTCGCCGGTGTCCGCGCGGTCGTGACAGGGGCTTCCTCTGGACTCGGTGCGGAGACAGCGCGTGTGCTGGCCGCCGCCGGGGCGGAGGTGACGCTCGCCGTCCGCGACAAGGCCGCGGGTGAGGCCGTCGCCGAGAGGTTCGCGAAGTCGACGGTTGGCGTTCGGTCGCGCGTGGTCCGGCTGGACCTTGCGGACGGGGTCTCTGTCGCGCGCTTCGTCGACAGTTGGGACGGCCCGCTTCATCTGCTGATCAACAACGCCGGTGTGGTCACTGGTGGGCTCGAACGCACGCTTGAGGGCTGGGAGTTGCAGTTCGCGACGAACCATCTCGGTCACTTCGCGCTGGCCACAGGGCTGCGTAGCGCCCTCGCGCGGGGAGCGGTCGAGCGCGACGGGGCGCGGATCGTCTCGGTCAGTTCCACGGCGCACATGCGTGCCGGAGTCGACTTCGGCGACCTTCACTTCGAGCGCCGCGCGTACGATCCGCAACTCGCCTACGCCCGGTCCAAGACGGCGAACTCGCTCTTCGCCGTCGAGGTGACCCGCCGCTGGGCATCCGACGGCATCGTGGCCAACGCGGTGAACCCAGGGGGCGTCGCGACGGGGCTGCAGCGGAACTTCACGCCCGAGCAGAAAGCGTCGCTCGACGCGGCCGAGGCCGCCGGTACCTTCACGTACAAGACTGTCGGGCAGGGGGCCGCCACCAGCATCGTCGCGGCGGTCGCTCCGCAGTTCGCCCACACCGGGGGTCACTACCTCGACGATGGGCAAGAGGCGTACACCGTGCCGAACGACGCCGAACTCGCGCAGCACCCGCACGGCGTCAAGGAATGGGCACTCGATCCCGCGGCCGCCGAGCGCCTCTGGGCCGTCTCGACCGACCTGCTCCGCGCCTGA
- a CDS encoding TetR/AcrR family transcriptional regulator, producing MSTPDADRRTLVLDSAMATFARFGYRKTSMDEVARTAHISRPGLYFLFSSKETLFRAAATQTLERDIAAIEHVLADTDRPLADRLVDAFDRWAGRYVGPMSRDVTAVIEDNPGLLGEITVTAPRRFEELITDAITLASPQGAATPIAQTLISTSIGLKYQAASREFYVDRMRTAVALLVR from the coding sequence ATGAGCACCCCCGACGCCGACCGCCGCACACTGGTCCTGGACTCCGCCATGGCCACGTTCGCGCGCTTCGGATACCGGAAGACCTCGATGGACGAGGTGGCACGCACCGCGCATATCTCCCGGCCCGGCCTGTACTTCCTCTTCTCCTCGAAGGAGACCCTGTTCCGCGCCGCGGCCACCCAGACCCTTGAGCGGGACATCGCCGCGATCGAACACGTCCTGGCCGACACCGACCGCCCCCTCGCCGACCGACTCGTGGACGCGTTCGACCGGTGGGCCGGCCGGTACGTCGGCCCGATGTCGCGCGACGTAACAGCGGTCATCGAAGACAACCCCGGGCTCCTCGGCGAGATCACCGTCACCGCGCCGCGACGCTTCGAGGAACTGATCACCGACGCGATCACCCTCGCGTCACCACAAGGGGCCGCCACCCCCATCGCCCAGACCTTGATCAGCACGTCGATCGGCCTCAAGTACCAGGCAGCGTCACGGGAGTTCTACGTGGACCGGATGAGGACCGCCGTCGCGCTTCTGGTGCGCTAG
- a CDS encoding TetR/AcrR family transcriptional regulator: MQPNDTASGGLRERLIDTGVTLVDAEGAAALSLREIARRAGVSHGAPRRYFPTHLELLSAIARRGFTDLGEHATRALADAGQDPRAQVTALSRTYLDFAARHRGMYELMFRHDLLESGELGLRETSLPLFKVFADLVAAARPDAEPALVAGALWANLHGVAQLWGWGSLQLAVAVVDIEPLLASVLDAHLGPAPR; this comes from the coding sequence ATGCAGCCGAACGACACCGCCTCCGGCGGCCTCCGCGAGCGCCTCATCGACACCGGCGTGACACTCGTCGACGCGGAGGGCGCGGCCGCGTTGTCGCTGCGCGAGATCGCCCGCAGGGCGGGGGTCTCGCACGGCGCGCCCCGCCGCTACTTCCCCACCCACCTCGAACTGCTGTCGGCGATCGCCCGACGCGGCTTCACCGACCTCGGCGAACACGCCACGCGGGCGCTCGCCGATGCCGGGCAGGACCCGCGCGCCCAGGTGACCGCCCTGTCGCGCACCTATCTCGACTTCGCGGCGCGGCACCGCGGCATGTACGAGCTGATGTTCCGTCACGATCTGTTGGAAAGCGGCGAGTTGGGGCTGCGCGAGACCAGCCTTCCGCTCTTCAAGGTGTTCGCCGACCTGGTGGCGGCGGCTCGCCCGGACGCGGAACCGGCCCTCGTGGCGGGCGCGTTGTGGGCGAATCTGCACGGTGTCGCCCAGCTGTGGGGCTGGGGCAGTCTCCAACTGGCCGTCGCCGTCGTGGACATCGAGCCGCTCCTGGCCTCGGTCCTCGACGCCCACCTGGGCCCGGCGCCCCGGTGA
- a CDS encoding MFS transporter, which produces MNGHTRRRVTLAGSVVGAVLVALDGTVLTIAQPALQDDLGASLAQVQWTSTGYLIAVASLLVFAGRLGDRYGHARLFGYGMLGFAAASAGIGFAPDIRWVIALRVLQGVCGALLQPATLGMLRAAYDADSLGMPIALRTSAIGVAAAAGPLVGGVLTAQLGWRSVFFLGVLPAVAIAVLVLVVRDRAAEAGTRAVGLDPGGALLLAVALGCLVAALAALPGTGWSAGTVLLAAGAGTAVVAFVVHERRATDPLLSPALLASPAVAPALGILLTASAALFGTLFVATYFLQDVLGLDPLGTALRMLPAALCMVLAAPLTPVLLRRYGSRATTSAGMLVLAAGVFGFGRLDTSASQLAIGACALAMGTGFGTVMVAATESLVRRADLGAAGVAGGLQQTAMNVGPTLGVATATTLLASGADFVASMGVTLTALAVLVLAAGAAAVRLPDRAPRAAARARTPTP; this is translated from the coding sequence GTGAACGGCCATACGCGACGGCGCGTCACGCTCGCGGGCAGCGTCGTCGGCGCGGTCCTCGTCGCACTCGACGGCACGGTCCTGACCATCGCCCAGCCCGCGCTTCAGGACGACCTCGGCGCCTCCCTCGCGCAGGTCCAGTGGACCAGCACCGGCTATCTGATCGCGGTGGCGAGCCTGCTGGTGTTCGCCGGGCGGCTCGGCGACCGCTACGGGCACGCCCGGCTCTTCGGATACGGGATGCTCGGGTTCGCGGCGGCCTCCGCGGGGATCGGTTTCGCGCCGGACATCCGCTGGGTGATCGCGCTGCGCGTGCTCCAGGGAGTGTGCGGCGCGCTGCTGCAGCCTGCGACGCTCGGCATGCTGCGGGCCGCGTACGACGCCGATTCGCTCGGTATGCCGATCGCTCTGCGCACCAGCGCGATCGGCGTCGCGGCGGCCGCGGGCCCGCTGGTCGGCGGGGTACTCACGGCGCAGCTGGGCTGGCGCTCGGTGTTCTTCCTCGGCGTGCTGCCGGCGGTGGCGATCGCGGTGCTCGTCCTGGTGGTACGCGACCGGGCCGCGGAGGCCGGAACACGCGCCGTCGGGCTCGACCCGGGCGGTGCGCTGCTGCTCGCGGTGGCGCTGGGCTGCCTGGTGGCGGCGCTGGCCGCCCTCCCGGGAACCGGTTGGTCGGCGGGCACGGTGTTGCTCGCGGCCGGTGCGGGGACGGCGGTGGTGGCCTTCGTCGTGCACGAACGCCGCGCGACGGACCCGCTGTTGTCCCCCGCGCTGCTCGCGTCCCCGGCCGTCGCGCCGGCGCTCGGCATCCTGTTGACGGCTTCGGCGGCCCTGTTCGGCACGCTGTTCGTGGCCACGTACTTCTTGCAGGACGTGCTCGGCCTCGACCCGCTCGGCACGGCGCTGCGGATGCTGCCCGCCGCCCTGTGCATGGTGCTCGCGGCGCCGCTCACACCAGTGCTGCTGCGCCGCTACGGGTCCCGGGCGACGACGTCTGCCGGGATGCTGGTCCTCGCGGCGGGGGTGTTCGGCTTCGGTCGCCTCGACACGTCGGCGTCTCAACTGGCCATCGGGGCTTGCGCGTTGGCGATGGGCACGGGTTTCGGCACGGTGATGGTCGCCGCGACGGAGTCCCTCGTCCGCCGGGCCGACCTCGGCGCGGCCGGCGTGGCGGGCGGCCTCCAGCAGACGGCGATGAACGTGGGCCCGACGCTCGGCGTGGCGACGGCGACGACGCTGCTCGCCTCCGGCGCGGACTTCGTGGCGTCGATGGGCGTGACGCTGACGGCGCTCGCGGTCCTGGTGCTCGCGGCCGGTGCCGCGGCGGTGCGACTCCCCGACAGGGCGCCGCGGGCAGCGGCCCGGGCCCGCACACCAACGCCGTAG
- a CDS encoding LysE family translocator has protein sequence MISATAVGGVALIELGMALTPGPNMIHLASRAITQGRRAGLVSLSGTAVGFVAYLLAAAAGLSALFAAVPVAFLVVKLAGAAYLAYLAWSMLKPGGRSPFAPAADLPPVSDARLFSMGLLTNLLNPKIALMYAALLPQFLDPHAGPAWGQLLQLGGVQIIVGMTVNALIMLGAARVSGFLAARPRAMTAQRFTAGGLLGVFALRTALSRTPVSG, from the coding sequence GTGATCAGTGCGACCGCAGTCGGGGGAGTGGCCCTGATCGAACTGGGCATGGCCCTCACGCCGGGACCGAACATGATCCACCTCGCCTCCCGCGCGATCACCCAAGGGCGCAGGGCGGGCCTGGTCAGCCTCAGCGGGACGGCCGTGGGATTCGTGGCCTATCTGCTGGCCGCGGCCGCGGGCCTGTCCGCATTGTTCGCCGCCGTGCCGGTGGCGTTCCTGGTGGTCAAGCTTGCCGGAGCCGCCTACCTGGCCTACCTCGCCTGGAGCATGCTCAAGCCCGGCGGCCGCTCGCCGTTCGCTCCGGCGGCGGACCTGCCCCCGGTCTCCGACGCCCGGCTGTTCTCGATGGGGCTGCTGACCAACCTGCTCAACCCCAAGATCGCGCTCATGTACGCCGCGCTGCTGCCCCAGTTCCTCGACCCGCACGCCGGTCCTGCCTGGGGGCAGCTGCTCCAACTCGGCGGCGTACAGATCATCGTGGGGATGACCGTGAACGCCCTGATCATGCTGGGCGCCGCCCGGGTGTCGGGATTCCTGGCCGCCCGCCCCCGCGCCATGACCGCCCAGCGGTTCACGGCAGGCGGCCTGCTCGGCGTCTTCGCGCTGCGCACCGCGCTGTCCCGTACGCCTGTCTCCGGCTGA
- the hemC gene encoding hydroxymethylbilane synthase has product MSAELIRIVSRSSPMALAQVERVRAELAALHPGIRTEVVPVTTSGDKWMGDLSKLGGKGAFTKEVDRALLDGQADLAVHCLKDIPADRPLPEGCTFGAYLKRDDVRDALIDPAGRTLDELPEGTRVGTSSVRRVAQLAASHPHLECVPMRGNANRRMEKMAAGDADVLLLALSGLERIGRTDVITETLSPETMCPPIGAGILALQCREDDESTLEAVTGLGDRDTWREATAERMFLHVLQGHCNSPIAGYARAERSGDLSLRGCVFTPDGKRVLNAQEWAGPLDPATLGMSVAVALLRQGARELIDGIPH; this is encoded by the coding sequence ATGTCAGCCGAGTTGATCCGTATCGTCTCCCGTTCGTCGCCGATGGCGCTGGCCCAGGTGGAGCGTGTCCGCGCCGAGCTCGCCGCGCTGCACCCCGGAATCCGGACCGAGGTCGTGCCGGTCACGACCAGCGGCGACAAGTGGATGGGCGATCTGTCGAAGCTCGGCGGCAAGGGTGCCTTCACCAAGGAGGTCGACCGGGCGCTGCTCGACGGGCAGGCCGACCTCGCGGTGCACTGCCTCAAGGACATCCCGGCGGACCGGCCGCTGCCCGAGGGCTGCACGTTCGGCGCGTACCTGAAGCGGGACGACGTACGGGACGCGCTGATCGACCCGGCGGGCCGCACCCTCGACGAGCTGCCCGAAGGGACTCGCGTCGGCACGTCCTCGGTCCGCCGTGTGGCCCAACTCGCCGCTTCCCACCCGCACTTGGAATGCGTCCCGATGCGCGGGAACGCGAATCGCCGCATGGAGAAGATGGCGGCGGGCGACGCGGACGTGCTCCTGCTCGCGTTGTCGGGACTCGAACGCATCGGGCGCACCGACGTCATCACGGAGACCCTTTCGCCGGAGACGATGTGTCCGCCGATCGGCGCCGGGATCCTGGCGTTGCAGTGCCGCGAGGACGACGAGTCGACGCTGGAGGCGGTGACCGGTCTCGGCGACCGCGACACCTGGCGTGAGGCGACGGCCGAGCGCATGTTCCTGCACGTCCTGCAGGGCCACTGCAATTCACCGATCGCCGGTTACGCCCGCGCCGAGCGCTCCGGCGACCTGTCGCTGCGGGGCTGTGTGTTCACCCCCGACGGCAAGCGGGTGCTCAACGCGCAGGAGTGGGCGGGCCCGCTGGACCCGGCGACGCTGGGGATGTCGGTGGCGGTGGCGCTGCTGCGGCAGGGGGCGCGGGAACTGATCGACGGGATTCCGCACTGA
- a CDS encoding HD domain-containing protein encodes MMVVVLAEHSDRPIDVGHTVQLVLLHDLVEIYAGDTPLYDSAAGADQQERESAAADELFGLLPADQGRRMRALWDEFEERRTPEAAFAKAMDRLQPLLLNWMARGGTWRTPGVTADDVRARKAVIGEASASLWQAGRRLIDEGEERGWSRRAEPR; translated from the coding sequence ATGATGGTGGTCGTCCTCGCCGAGCACTCCGACCGGCCCATCGACGTCGGGCACACCGTCCAGCTGGTGCTCCTGCACGACCTGGTGGAGATCTACGCCGGCGACACACCTCTGTACGACAGTGCCGCGGGCGCCGATCAACAGGAGCGGGAGAGCGCCGCGGCCGATGAGCTGTTCGGCCTGCTTCCGGCGGACCAGGGGAGGCGGATGAGGGCACTGTGGGACGAGTTCGAGGAACGGCGCACCCCTGAGGCGGCATTCGCCAAGGCGATGGACCGGCTGCAGCCCCTCCTTCTCAACTGGATGGCGCGTGGCGGTACATGGCGCACCCCGGGCGTCACCGCCGACGACGTCCGCGCGCGTAAAGCGGTGATCGGGGAGGCGTCCGCGTCCCTGTGGCAGGCCGGGCGACGGCTCATCGACGAGGGCGAGGAGCGCGGCTGGTCGCGGCGTGCCGAGCCCCGCTGA
- a CDS encoding PIG-L deacetylase family protein produces the protein MTLPGSSTEAPLQPMPEDWQRALAVVAHPDDLEYGCSAAVAAWTDAGREVTYVLATRGEAGIDTLEPAKCGPLREQEQRASAAVVGVETVEFLDHRDGVIEYGTALRRDVAAAIRRHRPELVITLNHRDTWGGVAWNTPDHVAVGRATLDAAGDAGNRWIFPELTEQGLEPWNGVRWVAIAGSAQPTHAVDATAGLERSISSLLEHRTYIEVLTDEDPETYCRTFLTGNAQATAERFGGKPAVPFEVFGR, from the coding sequence ATGACCCTGCCCGGATCCAGCACCGAAGCCCCGCTGCAGCCCATGCCGGAGGACTGGCAGCGCGCCCTCGCCGTCGTCGCCCACCCGGACGACCTGGAGTACGGCTGCTCCGCCGCCGTCGCGGCCTGGACGGACGCGGGCCGTGAGGTCACCTACGTACTCGCCACTCGGGGTGAGGCCGGCATCGACACCCTCGAACCCGCCAAGTGCGGTCCGCTGCGCGAGCAGGAGCAGCGGGCGAGCGCGGCGGTCGTCGGCGTCGAGACGGTCGAGTTCCTCGACCACCGGGACGGCGTCATCGAGTACGGCACGGCGCTGCGCCGCGACGTCGCCGCCGCGATCCGCCGCCACCGCCCGGAACTCGTCATCACCCTCAACCACCGTGACACGTGGGGCGGCGTCGCCTGGAACACGCCCGACCACGTCGCCGTCGGCCGGGCCACGCTCGACGCGGCCGGGGACGCGGGCAACCGGTGGATCTTCCCCGAGCTGACCGAGCAGGGCCTCGAGCCGTGGAACGGTGTGCGGTGGGTGGCCATCGCCGGCTCCGCACAGCCCACGCACGCCGTCGACGCCACGGCTGGGCTCGAGCGCTCCATCAGCTCCCTCCTCGAACACCGTACGTACATCGAGGTGTTGACGGACGAGGACCCGGAGACGTACTGCCGCACCTTCCTGACAGGGAACGCGCAGGCGACGGCGGAGCGGTTCGGCGGGAAGCCGGCGGTGCCGTTCGAGGTGTTCGGCCGGTAG
- a CDS encoding alpha/beta fold hydrolase: MSAASYRQAGVVLTDRRFSVPLDHDLPDGERIELFAREAVAPGRAHENLPWLLYLQGGPGFGANRFSGPAAWLGRALKDYRVLLLDQRGTGASATVNRQTLPLRGDVERQAAYVGHFRADSIVRDCEFIRREVTGGAPWTILGQSFGGFCAVRYLSSAPEGLETAIVTGGLPTLDGHADDVYRAAYPRVERKVRAHYARYPMDVERARDIAAYVLEHEPVLPNGYRLTLPAFQSLGIWLGAGDGSDRLHYLLEDAFVRTPGGRELSDAFCEQVAGALSYRSHPLYAVLHEAIYAQGGRATDWSAERVRGEFPQFDGEKALAGGGPLLFTGETIHPWQFDSDPALRPLREVAERVAARTDWAPLYDPTRLAANEVPAVAAVYHDDMYVDTEHALRTARTIRGLRPWVTNEFEHDGLRAGGPRVLDRLLAMARGEA; encoded by the coding sequence TTGAGCGCCGCCAGCTATCGACAGGCCGGGGTCGTCCTGACCGACCGCCGGTTCTCCGTACCCCTGGATCACGATCTTCCCGACGGGGAGCGCATCGAGCTCTTCGCGCGTGAGGCCGTCGCACCGGGGCGCGCGCACGAGAACCTGCCGTGGCTGCTGTACCTCCAGGGCGGTCCCGGCTTCGGCGCCAACCGCTTCTCCGGCCCCGCGGCCTGGCTCGGCCGCGCACTGAAGGACTACCGGGTCCTCCTCCTCGACCAGCGCGGCACCGGAGCCTCCGCCACCGTCAACCGCCAGACCCTCCCGCTGCGCGGCGACGTCGAGCGGCAGGCGGCCTACGTGGGGCACTTCCGTGCCGATTCGATCGTGCGCGACTGCGAGTTCATCCGCCGGGAGGTCACCGGCGGCGCGCCCTGGACGATCCTCGGGCAGAGCTTCGGCGGCTTCTGCGCCGTCCGCTATCTGTCGTCCGCGCCGGAGGGCCTCGAGACCGCGATCGTCACGGGCGGCCTGCCCACCCTCGACGGCCACGCGGACGACGTCTACCGGGCCGCGTACCCCCGCGTCGAGCGCAAGGTCCGGGCGCACTACGCCCGTTACCCGATGGACGTCGAACGGGCGCGGGACATCGCCGCGTACGTCCTCGAGCACGAGCCCGTCCTGCCGAACGGCTACCGGCTGACTCTGCCCGCCTTCCAGTCCCTCGGCATCTGGCTCGGCGCGGGCGACGGCAGCGACCGGCTGCACTACCTGCTGGAGGACGCGTTCGTGCGGACTCCGGGTGGGCGCGAGCTGTCGGACGCGTTCTGCGAACAGGTCGCGGGCGCCCTGTCCTACCGCTCCCACCCGCTGTACGCCGTGCTGCACGAGGCGATCTACGCGCAGGGCGGCCGGGCCACCGACTGGTCCGCGGAGCGCGTACGCGGTGAATTCCCGCAGTTCGACGGGGAGAAGGCCCTCGCGGGCGGCGGTCCGCTGCTGTTCACCGGCGAGACCATCCACCCGTGGCAGTTCGACTCCGACCCGGCACTGCGGCCGCTGCGCGAGGTCGCGGAGCGGGTCGCGGCCCGCACCGACTGGGCGCCGCTGTACGACCCGACGCGGCTCGCCGCGAACGAGGTCCCGGCGGTCGCCGCCGTCTACCACGACGACATGTACGTGGACACGGAGCACGCCCTGCGCACGGCCCGCACCATCCGGGGCCTTCGGCCGTGGGTGACGAACGAGTTCGAGCACGACGGGCTGCGCGCGGGCGGGCCGCGGGTGCTCGACCGGTTGCTGGCGATGGCGCGCGGCGAGGCGTAG
- a CDS encoding nitroreductase/quinone reductase family protein — protein MPAQGRTKAPWLPPRWFIRLAWSVHRGAYRASGGRVGLWKPRLNKWGTLRLTTTGRRTGRLRGVIVAYVEDGPRLVTLAMNGWGEGEPAWWLNLRAHPEAIVHTVNGRRVVRGRAATGDERARLWDRWRETEKNLDAHAAKRSFETTVVVLEPLSGTPHGGSPDASA, from the coding sequence ATGCCGGCCCAGGGCCGTACGAAAGCGCCGTGGCTCCCGCCGCGCTGGTTCATCCGCCTGGCCTGGTCGGTGCACCGGGGTGCCTACCGGGCCTCCGGCGGCAGGGTCGGGCTGTGGAAGCCACGCCTCAACAAGTGGGGCACTCTGCGGCTGACCACCACGGGCCGCCGCACCGGCCGCCTGCGAGGCGTCATCGTCGCCTACGTGGAGGACGGTCCACGCCTGGTCACGCTGGCGATGAACGGATGGGGCGAGGGCGAGCCCGCCTGGTGGCTCAACCTGCGGGCACACCCGGAGGCGATCGTCCACACGGTCAACGGCCGGCGGGTCGTACGAGGGCGCGCCGCGACGGGCGACGAGCGGGCGCGGTTGTGGGACCGCTGGCGCGAGACCGAGAAGAACCTGGATGCCCATGCGGCGAAGCGGTCGTTCGAGACCACGGTGGTCGTCCTGGAGCCGCTGTCCGGCACGCCTCACGGCGGGTCGCCCGACGCTTCGGCGTGA
- a CDS encoding LacI family DNA-binding transcriptional regulator translates to MGQPVGIKDVAREAGVSVGTVSNVINRPEAVADATRARVQAAIERLGYVRSESARQLRAGRSRIIGLLVLDMGNPFFVDVARGAERAARDAGLGVMVCNSAQSPAEEAEYLSLFAEQRVRGVLLTPAEATGPTVEAFRRHDIPFVLVDRVAEGATECSVSVDDVNGGALAVRHLIDAGHRSIAYVSGPRTLNQVQDRRQGAQRALKEAGLPSSALRELPTERLDVAAGRDAGARLLGLTERPTAVFCANDLLALGVLQSLYAAGVRVPDDIAIVGYDDIEFAAAAAVPLTSVRQPAVHMGALAADLLLEEIEAADDPERAHEHRRVVLQPELVVRGSSLGAR, encoded by the coding sequence ATGGGACAGCCCGTGGGGATCAAGGACGTCGCCCGCGAAGCGGGGGTGTCCGTGGGCACGGTCTCGAACGTGATCAACCGGCCCGAGGCCGTGGCCGACGCGACGCGTGCCCGCGTGCAGGCCGCCATCGAGCGGCTCGGCTATGTCCGCAGCGAGTCGGCGCGGCAGTTGCGCGCCGGACGCAGCCGCATCATCGGCCTGCTCGTCCTCGACATGGGCAACCCGTTCTTCGTGGATGTCGCGCGCGGCGCCGAGCGTGCCGCGCGCGACGCCGGGCTCGGGGTGATGGTGTGCAACAGCGCGCAGAGTCCCGCCGAAGAGGCCGAGTACCTGTCGCTCTTCGCCGAGCAGCGGGTGCGCGGAGTCCTCCTGACGCCCGCCGAGGCGACAGGCCCCACCGTGGAGGCCTTCCGCCGGCACGACATCCCGTTCGTCCTGGTCGACCGGGTCGCCGAGGGCGCCACCGAGTGCTCGGTCTCGGTCGACGACGTCAACGGCGGCGCGCTCGCCGTGCGCCACCTCATCGACGCGGGACACCGCAGCATCGCCTACGTCAGCGGCCCCCGCACGCTCAACCAGGTCCAGGACCGCCGCCAGGGCGCCCAGCGCGCCCTGAAGGAAGCCGGCCTCCCGTCCTCCGCGTTGCGGGAACTCCCGACGGAACGGCTCGACGTGGCAGCGGGCCGCGACGCGGGCGCCCGCCTCCTCGGCCTCACCGAGCGCCCCACCGCCGTCTTCTGCGCCAACGACCTCCTCGCCCTCGGCGTCCTGCAGTCCCTGTACGCGGCCGGGGTCCGGGTGCCCGACGACATCGCGATCGTCGGCTACGACGACATCGAGTTCGCGGCGGCGGCCGCGGTCCCGCTCACATCGGTGCGACAGCCCGCGGTCCACATGGGCGCCCTGGCTGCGGACCTCCTCCTGGAGGAGATCGAGGCGGCGGACGACCCGGAGCGTGCGCACGAGCACCGACGGGTGGTGCTGCAGCCGGAGTTGGTGGTGCGCGGATCGAGCCTGGGCGCGCGCTAG